A stretch of the Amycolatopsis sp. BJA-103 genome encodes the following:
- a CDS encoding ABC transporter ATP-binding protein — protein MSARLTARDLTLRYGDRVVSTRLNLDVPDAAFTAVVGPNACGKSTLLRAFVRLMRPAEGEVLLDGKDVGSFPGKGLARELGFLPQDPVAPEDVRVRQLIARGRFPHQSLFASWSEEDERAVLDAMTAAGVAGLADRPVQELSGGQRQRVWVALVLAQKTPYLLLDEPTSFLDIAHQYQLLGLLARLRDEGRTVIAVLHDINQACRYADHLVALRDGRIVAEGAPAEIVDAELIKEVFDLPCVVVPDPVTGTPMVVPSC, from the coding sequence ATGAGTGCTCGCTTGACCGCCCGGGATCTGACCCTGCGCTACGGCGACCGGGTCGTGTCGACCCGGCTGAACCTCGACGTGCCCGACGCCGCGTTCACCGCGGTCGTCGGACCGAACGCCTGCGGCAAGTCGACGTTGTTGCGCGCGTTCGTCCGGCTGATGCGCCCGGCCGAGGGCGAGGTCCTCCTCGACGGCAAGGACGTCGGTTCCTTCCCCGGCAAGGGGCTGGCACGGGAACTCGGGTTCCTGCCGCAGGATCCGGTCGCGCCGGAGGACGTCCGGGTCCGGCAGCTGATCGCGCGCGGCCGGTTCCCGCACCAGTCGTTGTTCGCGTCGTGGTCCGAAGAGGACGAACGCGCGGTGCTCGACGCGATGACCGCGGCCGGGGTGGCGGGACTGGCCGACCGGCCGGTCCAGGAGCTCTCCGGCGGGCAGCGTCAACGTGTCTGGGTGGCGCTGGTGCTGGCCCAGAAGACGCCGTATCTGCTGCTCGACGAACCGACGTCGTTCCTCGACATCGCGCACCAGTACCAGTTGCTGGGGTTGCTGGCGCGCCTGCGGGACGAAGGGCGCACGGTGATCGCCGTCCTGCACGACATCAACCAGGCCTGCCGCTACGCCGACCACCTCGTCGCACTGCGAGACGGCCGGATCGTCGCCGAAGGCGCGCCCGCCGAGATCGTCGACGCCGAGCTCATCAAGGAGGTCTTCGATCTCCCTTGTGTCGTCGTGCCCGATCCGGTGACCGGAACCCCGATGGTGGTGCCGTCATGCTGA
- a CDS encoding non-ribosomal peptide synthetase yields the protein MLSLTGAQLGIWTAQRLEPDSPYYVVGDVVEVRGERPVDVAALAEAIRATVEEADSLRLRVFETPDGPRQQVSADPVPTPEVLDLRDAADPVAAAHERVEAERRRVAEACRDMVGRPLFGHLVLRLSDSEVWFTQLGHHLVFDGYTAAMLARRTAARYTAAVAGKDVPPSAFAPFADLVEADRAYRESERFERDREYWRERFTPLPDVDDGSASSGPPESTVTARSVLPASDLARLRELGKRAGTTWGDALIACYAAFLHRVLGRTDVVFALPLMCREGTALRTPAMAVNVLPLRVTVRPDDSAADLTARVAVALKEMRAHQRYRGEDLPQDLAVPGAGALLHGRGINLKAFDLKLDFAGSHGTMRNVAGGPPEDMGLSVLPTSDGGLLLGFEVDARTHDQAAVDAKLTALRCLITALTDPDGPAVGGADLVPQGERDTLLDAWSTPAPAAELLGVPELLAELDPGQTALVSGDERLTAGELVAKVHRLARALRARGVGADDVVALALPRSADLVVALLAVLDAGAAFLPLDLAHPVERLRELAAEAGAVLTVTHDAEIVPGPHLLLGETDLSTLAGSPLSIPRHPEHLAYVIFTSGSTGRPKGVLGRVGGLATLLRHHRATTVAETERAAAGRRLRVAHTYSFAFDSALDQLMWLLFGHELHVYGTDVARDADELLAAFARDRIDVVDTTPSMAAPLIEAGLLGGPTPPALLVLGGEATPPALWRRVAESGVRARNMYGPTEATVDGAGSWLDDGEPTIGTAVPGTAVRVLDAALRPAPAGTPGELYLAGPHLARGYLGRPAATAERFVADPYGAPGDRMYRTGDLARWVPGRGLEYLGRRDGQVKVRGHRVELGEVEAALATVPGVRAAAAAVRGPRLVGYVVGEVVPDDVRAELATRVPEHLVPAAVVVLDTLPLTSNGKIDRVALPAPRAAAGRTAATDRERLLCATIAEVIGVDEVAVDDDFFALGGDSITAISVSSRLRAHGLDLRPRDLLARRSFEALAAASAEIGGPAEAPDEPVGEVPALPIVRALLDPHPDVRVVDGYTQWTAIRLDEDLPPYLLIEGVQTLLDHHDALRLHLEDEMRVRERGSVHAADIVVETTGDPKDVAQDLADSLDLRTGVLRVALLPDHLVIVIHHLAIDGVSWRILLPDLRAACAGQKLEPAGTSWRRHALRLAEQGTSGARRGELGHWRDALDGPRLGHRPLDRTADTVATARRSVTLASPEQTDAVLTGLPAAYRAGPDDVLLAALVLALRSWRAAPVTAETVSLEGHGRDQDGLDLSRTVGWFTAEHPLRVPATAVATTSDFESALAGGDAAGKLLRAAKEAKRAVPDSGVGFGVLRHLDPLTRDELAAVPPPDVVLNYLGRFAALPGTGWKLPEEDPFAVTEPDAKSLEQVLALNCFVREDGRPRLAVEWTAASAILPPDSVEALQEAWSRALEAMAAHAARIGPDGGGLTPSDLPLVGLGQADIDALERRGRVEDVLPATPLQTGLSFHTLARGADDTDVYVVKAVTLLSGALDAGLMREAAAEVLRRHPALRVHLHTTEAGEVVQVVPEAVSLDWRHANATPEEVAAECRVELARPFDPATPPLIRFLLLTLGPAEHRLVLTNHHALLDGWSMPLVGRTLLATYAELGGGPAAPVAPPLSEYHRVLGERDPDAALEAWREALAGLDEGTRLAPASLESTVERPERVTVELGGEFSERLRAFARERGITPTTVFQTAWGVLLARLTGRRDVVFGCPVSGRPADVPGVERMIGQLGSTIPVRVRFDPADTAVTVLERVHTESVRLTDHHHAGLPDIQRAAGVGDLFDTMLVMENFPLSSRARTTLAPGLDLVGVDITDATHYPLTVIVLPGDEFTVGLGYQPQAFTRDEAESYGRWLRAVLHEIVTDPARPVARLRALGADEERAMLRLGEGPEPKRERGGALAEFGRWVRETPDAEAVVCRDRSLTYAELDRRANRLAHSLIDAGVKPQDPVAVLLRRDVDLVVALFGVFKAGAVHVPMDPDYPADRLAYMLGDIRPAAAVSTADVNGLPVIDPGELSLVDTDPSVPVTDDSLAYVIYTSGTTGKPKGVAVPHRGIPSLIALQEDIVGIGTAERYLHFASTSFDVAFWQFMLPLLSGGTSVIAPEEVRVSGDDLLAYAAEHRVTGLNLLPSFLSAMPDDATVDPDVFFVVGAERLDPELARRWGDRRALFNAYGPTEVTINSVTWHYDPADPGPLPIGRPDPEVRAYVLDGGLLPVGTNVTGELYLAGPKLAQGYVGRAALTAERFVADPFGPPENTAARSASVGGGGRVTGGRMYRTGDLVRWRPDGQLVFLGRADHQVKLRGFRIELGEIETALTAHDDVRASAVIVREDRLVAYVVPVDGAEPDPAALREHLAADLPAYMVPTAFVPLDRLPLGPSGKLDRAALPAPEARSAEGREPATPAEAVLLRVVRDLLGPGVGLDDGFLDAGGDSIASLRVVSRARREGLHLTARDVLEGGTVAGIAARCGEPERAEEAPAVGDAPLTPVMRDLLLRAEKAADGFCQWVEICVPSADDVSRWRSVLDAVLARHDVLRAHLAEDALRIPDVGAVTADSVLTTFRVSGDPRAVLNAEVEQIVSRMDPRTGPLLRAVLVDAGEERPGRLLLVAHHLVADAVTWRVLLDDVEQAFHGNTLHRRGQSFLGWARSLRAAAPHRRDELPYWQGIAAAPVTRLGRAGLDPARDTVATARHHRIDIGADTTHAVLTALPAAYRTGSDTVLLTALARAVAAWRGTGADLLVAVESHGRPGHTPDFAGTVDLAQTAGWFTAVHPARISPPARSLPAALRAVRDHLRAAGDGLGHGILGVEGPRPEVAWNYLGRFPAAPVAETPWQRPPDADPLGSGGGADLPLPYALTVNAMVPDGGTLGVRFTWPSALFTADEITVLGEHFRRELDELAADVPGPGEVMPLTPLQEVILRESRAAGDADPYPVQAAFTLSGDLDVEALRAAATALVRRQPNLGAVFPPSHEVQVIPAAPEAGFRVRDIAEVSEVDPALDEELAEPFDLANGPLWRVTVLRQGPGLQTLVLTSHHLLSDGWSAPRILGELFALYAGKPLPEPVPPSRYTRLLTAADHSADVRAWRAELDGLPEGDHLPRTDGQAEPALFTVDGPLVAELTRLGAARGLTVNTLLQGAWAAVLAARAGRPDVSFGVMTSNRTSEVDGVEEIIGLLANSVPVRARFTGTVAEALADLQARQQAMAGHHRIGLPELASLAGRERLFDSLLVFENYPVDPAKLREPAPGLTVTGTRFRERTHHPVSVTVVPGQDGWDGVLYAQDARPLADELVRFLRELPSWLDGDAAGFAGKR from the coding sequence ATGCTGAGCCTCACCGGAGCCCAGCTGGGCATCTGGACCGCGCAGCGCTTGGAACCCGACTCGCCCTACTACGTCGTCGGCGACGTGGTGGAGGTCCGCGGGGAGCGTCCGGTCGACGTCGCCGCACTGGCCGAGGCGATCCGGGCGACCGTCGAGGAGGCCGACAGCCTGCGGCTGCGGGTCTTCGAGACGCCGGACGGCCCGCGCCAGCAGGTGTCGGCCGATCCCGTGCCGACGCCGGAGGTGCTGGACCTGCGCGACGCGGCCGATCCGGTGGCCGCGGCGCACGAGCGGGTGGAGGCCGAACGCCGCCGCGTCGCCGAGGCGTGCCGCGACATGGTCGGCAGGCCGCTGTTCGGTCATCTCGTGCTGCGGCTCTCGGACTCGGAGGTGTGGTTCACCCAGCTCGGGCACCACCTCGTGTTCGACGGGTACACCGCCGCGATGCTCGCGCGGCGCACCGCGGCCCGCTACACCGCCGCCGTGGCGGGGAAGGACGTGCCGCCCTCTGCGTTCGCTCCGTTCGCCGACCTGGTCGAGGCGGATCGCGCCTACCGGGAGAGCGAACGGTTCGAGCGGGACCGGGAGTACTGGCGAGAGCGGTTCACGCCGTTGCCGGATGTCGACGACGGCAGCGCATCCTCGGGGCCTCCCGAGAGCACGGTGACCGCCCGGTCGGTCCTGCCCGCGTCGGATCTGGCGCGGCTGCGCGAGCTGGGCAAACGCGCCGGGACGACCTGGGGCGACGCGCTGATCGCCTGCTACGCGGCCTTCCTGCACCGCGTCCTCGGCCGGACCGACGTCGTGTTCGCGCTGCCGTTGATGTGCCGTGAGGGAACGGCGCTGCGGACTCCGGCGATGGCGGTCAACGTGCTGCCGCTGCGGGTCACGGTGCGTCCGGACGACTCGGCCGCGGACCTGACCGCGCGGGTCGCGGTCGCGCTGAAGGAGATGCGCGCGCACCAGCGTTACCGCGGCGAGGATCTGCCGCAGGATCTGGCGGTGCCGGGCGCCGGCGCGCTGCTGCACGGCCGGGGCATCAATCTCAAGGCGTTCGACCTGAAGCTCGACTTCGCGGGCTCGCACGGCACCATGCGCAACGTCGCGGGCGGACCGCCCGAGGACATGGGCCTGTCCGTGCTCCCGACCTCGGACGGCGGGCTGCTGCTCGGCTTCGAAGTCGACGCGCGCACCCACGACCAGGCCGCCGTCGACGCGAAGCTGACCGCGCTGCGCTGCCTGATCACCGCGCTGACCGACCCGGACGGCCCGGCCGTCGGGGGAGCCGACCTGGTCCCGCAGGGGGAGCGGGACACACTCCTGGACGCGTGGTCCACCCCCGCTCCCGCCGCTGAACTCCTTGGCGTACCGGAACTTCTCGCCGAACTCGATCCCGGGCAGACCGCTTTGGTGTCCGGTGACGAGCGGCTGACCGCCGGCGAACTCGTCGCGAAGGTCCACCGGCTCGCGCGGGCGCTGCGGGCACGCGGCGTCGGGGCCGACGACGTCGTCGCACTGGCCTTGCCGCGCTCGGCGGATCTCGTCGTCGCCCTGCTGGCAGTACTCGACGCCGGTGCCGCCTTCCTGCCGCTGGATCTCGCCCATCCGGTCGAGCGGTTGCGAGAGCTGGCCGCCGAAGCCGGTGCTGTCCTCACGGTGACCCACGATGCGGAGATCGTGCCGGGACCGCACCTTCTGCTCGGCGAAACCGATCTGTCCACACTGGCCGGATCGCCGCTGTCGATTCCGCGTCACCCCGAACATCTCGCGTACGTCATCTTCACGTCCGGCTCGACAGGCCGTCCCAAGGGCGTGCTCGGCCGGGTCGGCGGGCTGGCGACGCTGCTGCGCCATCACCGCGCGACCACGGTCGCCGAAACCGAACGCGCCGCCGCGGGCAGGCGGCTCCGGGTCGCGCACACCTACTCGTTCGCCTTCGACTCCGCGCTCGACCAGCTGATGTGGCTGCTGTTCGGCCACGAACTGCACGTCTACGGCACCGACGTCGCCCGGGACGCCGACGAACTGCTGGCCGCGTTCGCCCGCGACCGGATCGACGTCGTCGACACCACACCGTCGATGGCCGCGCCCCTGATCGAGGCCGGACTGCTCGGCGGACCGACCCCGCCCGCGCTGCTCGTCCTCGGCGGCGAGGCGACCCCGCCCGCGCTGTGGCGCCGCGTCGCGGAGTCGGGTGTCCGTGCCCGCAACATGTACGGCCCGACCGAGGCCACTGTGGACGGTGCCGGATCCTGGCTGGACGACGGGGAACCGACGATCGGGACCGCGGTGCCGGGCACGGCCGTCCGGGTGCTCGACGCCGCGCTGCGCCCGGCGCCCGCGGGAACGCCGGGCGAGCTGTACCTCGCCGGACCGCATCTGGCGCGCGGCTATCTCGGGCGTCCCGCCGCGACAGCCGAACGGTTCGTCGCCGATCCCTACGGCGCGCCCGGCGACCGGATGTACCGCACCGGCGACCTCGCCCGCTGGGTGCCGGGCCGCGGGCTGGAGTACCTGGGCCGCCGTGACGGCCAGGTGAAGGTGCGCGGCCACCGCGTCGAACTGGGCGAGGTCGAGGCGGCGCTGGCCACCGTCCCCGGGGTGCGCGCGGCCGCCGCGGCGGTGCGGGGACCGCGGCTCGTCGGCTACGTCGTCGGCGAGGTCGTCCCGGACGACGTCCGCGCGGAACTCGCCACGCGCGTGCCGGAGCATCTCGTTCCCGCCGCTGTGGTCGTCCTCGACACGCTTCCGTTGACCTCCAACGGGAAGATCGACCGGGTGGCGCTGCCCGCCCCGCGCGCGGCGGCGGGCCGGACCGCGGCCACCGACCGCGAGCGGCTGCTGTGCGCGACCATCGCCGAGGTCATCGGCGTCGACGAGGTTGCCGTCGACGACGACTTCTTCGCACTCGGCGGCGACAGCATCACCGCGATCAGCGTCAGCAGCAGGCTGCGCGCGCACGGCCTCGACCTGCGTCCGCGCGATCTGCTGGCCCGGCGCAGTTTCGAGGCGCTGGCGGCGGCGAGCGCGGAGATCGGCGGCCCGGCGGAAGCGCCGGACGAGCCCGTCGGCGAGGTGCCCGCCCTGCCGATCGTCCGCGCGCTGCTCGACCCGCATCCTGACGTCAGGGTGGTCGACGGGTACACGCAATGGACCGCGATCCGGCTCGACGAGGACCTGCCGCCGTACCTGCTGATCGAGGGCGTGCAAACGTTGCTGGACCACCACGACGCCCTCCGGCTGCATCTAGAGGACGAAATGCGGGTCCGCGAACGCGGTTCCGTGCACGCCGCCGACATCGTCGTCGAAACGACGGGTGATCCGAAGGACGTCGCCCAGGATCTCGCGGACTCGCTCGATCTCCGGACCGGAGTGCTCAGGGTCGCGCTGCTCCCGGACCATCTCGTCATCGTGATCCACCACCTGGCGATCGACGGCGTTTCGTGGCGGATCCTCCTGCCGGACCTGCGCGCCGCCTGCGCGGGCCAGAAGCTCGAACCGGCCGGGACGTCGTGGCGGCGGCACGCGCTCCGCCTCGCCGAACAGGGGACTTCCGGTGCCCGGCGCGGCGAACTCGGCCACTGGCGCGACGCGCTCGACGGGCCGCGCCTCGGTCACCGTCCGCTCGACCGGACCGCCGACACGGTCGCCACCGCGCGGCGCTCGGTCACTCTCGCCTCGCCGGAGCAGACCGACGCGGTGCTCACCGGGCTGCCCGCGGCCTACCGGGCCGGGCCGGACGACGTCCTGCTCGCCGCGCTCGTGCTCGCCCTCCGGTCGTGGCGGGCCGCTCCGGTCACGGCCGAAACCGTGTCCCTCGAAGGACACGGCCGGGACCAGGACGGCTTGGACCTGTCGCGCACCGTCGGCTGGTTCACCGCCGAGCATCCGCTGCGCGTCCCCGCCACAGCGGTGGCCACGACGTCGGATTTCGAGAGCGCGCTCGCGGGCGGTGACGCGGCGGGAAAGCTGCTGCGGGCAGCCAAAGAGGCCAAACGCGCCGTGCCGGACAGCGGTGTCGGCTTCGGCGTCCTGCGCCACCTCGACCCGCTCACCCGGGACGAACTCGCCGCCGTCCCGCCGCCGGACGTCGTCCTGAACTACCTCGGCCGGTTCGCGGCCCTGCCCGGCACCGGCTGGAAACTGCCGGAGGAAGACCCGTTCGCGGTCACCGAACCGGACGCCAAGTCGCTGGAACAAGTGCTGGCGCTGAATTGCTTCGTCCGTGAGGACGGACGTCCGCGACTGGCCGTCGAGTGGACCGCCGCGAGTGCGATCCTGCCGCCGGACAGTGTCGAGGCGCTTCAGGAAGCATGGTCGAGAGCGCTGGAAGCGATGGCCGCGCACGCCGCCCGGATCGGTCCGGACGGCGGCGGTCTCACGCCGTCGGATCTGCCGCTGGTCGGTCTCGGCCAGGCCGACATCGACGCGCTCGAACGCCGGGGCCGCGTCGAGGACGTCCTGCCCGCGACCCCGCTGCAGACCGGGCTTTCGTTCCACACGCTGGCGCGCGGCGCCGACGACACCGACGTCTACGTGGTGAAGGCCGTCACCCTGCTCAGCGGGGCGCTCGACGCCGGCCTGATGCGCGAGGCCGCGGCGGAAGTGCTGCGGCGGCATCCCGCGCTGCGCGTCCACCTGCACACCACCGAGGCGGGCGAGGTCGTCCAGGTGGTGCCGGAAGCGGTTTCGCTGGACTGGCGGCACGCGAACGCGACGCCCGAGGAGGTCGCGGCCGAATGCCGGGTCGAACTGGCCCGCCCGTTCGACCCGGCGACCCCGCCGCTGATCCGGTTCCTGCTGCTGACGCTCGGCCCGGCCGAGCACCGTCTGGTGCTCACCAACCATCACGCGCTGCTCGACGGCTGGTCGATGCCGCTGGTCGGCCGGACGCTCTTGGCCACCTACGCCGAACTCGGCGGCGGCCCGGCGGCCCCGGTCGCCCCGCCGCTTTCGGAGTACCACCGGGTGCTCGGCGAACGCGACCCGGACGCGGCACTGGAGGCATGGCGCGAGGCACTGGCCGGACTCGACGAGGGCACCCGGCTCGCGCCCGCGAGCCTGGAGTCCACTGTGGAGCGTCCGGAGCGGGTCACCGTGGAACTGGGCGGGGAGTTCAGCGAACGGCTGCGCGCCTTCGCCCGCGAACGCGGGATCACGCCGACGACGGTGTTCCAGACCGCGTGGGGAGTGCTGCTCGCCAGGTTGACCGGCCGCCGCGACGTCGTCTTCGGCTGCCCGGTGTCCGGCCGCCCGGCCGACGTCCCCGGCGTCGAGCGGATGATCGGGCAACTCGGCAGCACGATCCCGGTGCGGGTGCGCTTCGACCCGGCCGACACCGCGGTCACCGTGCTGGAGCGCGTGCACACCGAAAGCGTCCGGCTCACCGATCACCATCACGCCGGGTTGCCGGACATCCAGCGCGCGGCCGGCGTCGGCGACCTGTTCGACACGATGCTTGTGATGGAGAACTTCCCGCTCTCCAGCCGCGCTCGCACCACTTTGGCGCCGGGGCTGGACCTCGTCGGGGTCGACATCACCGACGCCACGCACTACCCGCTCACGGTGATCGTGCTGCCCGGCGACGAGTTCACCGTCGGGCTCGGCTACCAGCCGCAGGCCTTCACGCGCGACGAGGCCGAGTCCTACGGCCGCTGGCTGCGAGCCGTCCTGCACGAGATCGTCACCGATCCCGCGCGGCCGGTCGCCCGGCTGCGGGCACTCGGCGCCGACGAGGAACGCGCGATGCTGCGCCTCGGGGAAGGGCCGGAACCGAAACGGGAGCGCGGCGGCGCCTTGGCCGAGTTCGGCCGCTGGGTGCGGGAAACCCCGGACGCCGAGGCCGTGGTCTGCCGCGACCGGAGCCTGACCTACGCCGAACTGGACCGCCGGGCCAACCGGCTCGCGCACAGCCTGATCGACGCCGGGGTGAAACCGCAGGACCCGGTCGCGGTCCTGCTGCGCCGCGACGTCGACCTGGTGGTCGCGCTGTTCGGCGTGTTCAAGGCCGGGGCGGTCCACGTGCCGATGGATCCGGACTACCCGGCCGACCGGCTCGCCTACATGCTCGGCGACATCCGGCCCGCCGCCGCCGTGTCCACTGCGGACGTCAACGGGCTCCCGGTGATCGATCCGGGCGAACTGTCCCTTGTGGACACCGATCCGTCCGTGCCGGTCACCGACGATTCGCTCGCGTACGTCATCTACACCTCCGGCACCACCGGCAAGCCCAAGGGTGTCGCGGTGCCGCACCGCGGGATCCCGAGCCTGATCGCGCTGCAGGAGGACATCGTCGGGATCGGGACCGCCGAGCGGTACCTGCACTTCGCTTCGACCAGTTTCGACGTCGCCTTCTGGCAGTTCATGCTTCCGCTGCTGTCCGGCGGCACCTCGGTCATCGCCCCGGAGGAGGTGCGCGTCTCCGGCGACGACCTGCTCGCCTACGCCGCCGAACACCGCGTCACCGGGCTCAACCTGCTGCCCTCGTTCCTCTCCGCGATGCCCGACGACGCGACCGTCGACCCGGACGTGTTCTTCGTCGTCGGTGCCGAGCGGCTCGACCCGGAACTGGCCCGGCGCTGGGGGGACCGGCGGGCGCTGTTCAACGCCTACGGCCCGACCGAGGTCACCATCAACTCGGTCACCTGGCACTACGACCCGGCCGATCCCGGTCCGCTGCCGATCGGCCGCCCGGACCCCGAAGTCCGCGCGTACGTCCTCGACGGAGGGCTGCTCCCGGTCGGGACGAACGTCACCGGCGAGCTCTACCTGGCCGGGCCGAAGCTCGCCCAGGGCTATGTCGGCAGGGCGGCGCTGACCGCCGAACGGTTCGTGGCCGACCCGTTCGGGCCGCCCGAAAACACCGCGGCGCGTAGCGCCTCCGTGGGGGGTGGTGGTCGGGTGACGGGTGGGAGGATGTACCGCACCGGTGACCTGGTCCGCTGGCGGCCGGACGGGCAGCTCGTCTTCCTCGGCCGCGCCGACCACCAGGTCAAACTGCGCGGGTTCCGGATCGAACTCGGCGAGATCGAGACCGCGCTGACCGCGCACGACGACGTGCGCGCCTCCGCGGTGATCGTCCGCGAAGACCGGCTGGTCGCCTACGTCGTCCCGGTGGACGGCGCCGAACCCGACCCGGCCGCGCTGCGCGAACACCTCGCCGCGGACCTGCCCGCGTACATGGTGCCCACCGCGTTCGTGCCGCTGGACCGGTTGCCGCTCGGCCCGAGCGGCAAACTCGACCGGGCGGCGTTGCCGGCACCGGAAGCCCGGTCCGCGGAGGGTCGGGAGCCCGCCACACCGGCGGAAGCCGTGCTGCTGCGGGTGGTCCGCGACCTGCTCGGTCCCGGTGTCGGCCTGGACGACGGCTTCCTGGACGCGGGCGGGGACAGCATCGCGTCGCTGCGCGTGGTCTCCCGCGCCCGCCGTGAAGGACTGCACCTGACCGCGCGCGACGTCCTCGAAGGCGGCACGGTCGCCGGGATCGCGGCGCGCTGCGGCGAACCCGAGCGGGCCGAGGAAGCGCCCGCGGTCGGCGACGCACCGCTGACGCCGGTCATGCGCGATCTGCTGCTGCGCGCGGAAAAGGCGGCGGACGGGTTCTGCCAGTGGGTCGAGATCTGCGTGCCCTCGGCAGACGATGTGTCGCGGTGGCGCTCGGTGCTCGACGCCGTCCTCGCCCGCCACGACGTCCTGCGCGCGCACCTCGCCGAGGACGCGCTGCGCATCCCGGACGTCGGGGCCGTGACCGCCGACTCGGTGCTCACCACCTTCCGGGTGTCCGGCGATCCGCGCGCCGTGCTGAACGCGGAGGTCGAGCAGATCGTGTCCCGGATGGACCCGCGCACGGGGCCGCTGCTCCGGGCGGTGCTGGTGGACGCGGGCGAGGAGCGGCCGGGACGGTTGCTCCTGGTGGCACACCATCTGGTCGCCGACGCGGTGACCTGGCGCGTGCTGCTCGACGACGTCGAACAGGCCTTCCACGGCAACACCCTGCACCGGCGCGGGCAGTCTTTCCTGGGCTGGGCGCGCTCGCTGCGTGCCGCCGCACCGCACCGGCGGGACGAACTGCCCTACTGGCAAGGGATCGCCGCCGCGCCGGTGACCAGGCTTGGCCGCGCCGGGCTCGACCCGGCGCGCGACACCGTGGCCACCGCACGGCATCACCGGATCGACATCGGCGCGGACACCACCCACGCCGTGCTCACCGCGCTGCCCGCGGCCTACCGCACGGGCTCGGACACCGTCCTGCTGACCGCGCTCGCCCGCGCGGTCGCCGCGTGGCGGGGGACCGGGGCCGATCTGCTCGTCGCCGTCGAGAGCCACGGCCGGCCGGGACACACCCCGGATTTCGCGGGCACCGTCGACCTGGCGCAGACCGCGGGGTGGTTCACCGCCGTGCATCCGGCCAGGATCTCCCCGCCCGCCAGATCGCTGCCTGCCGCGCTGCGGGCGGTGCGCGACCACTTGCGGGCGGCGGGCGACGGCCTCGGCCATGGGATCCTCGGTGTCGAAGGGCCGCGGCCCGAGGTCGCCTGGAACTATCTCGGCCGGTTCCCCGCGGCCCCGGTCGCGGAAACGCCGTGGCAGCGCCCGCCGGACGCCGATCCGCTCGGTTCGGGCGGCGGCGCGGACCTGCCGCTGCCGTACGCGCTGACGGTGAACGCGATGGTCCCCGACGGCGGTACGCTCGGCGTCCGCTTCACCTGGCCGTCCGCGCTGTTCACCGCCGACGAGATCACCGTGCTGGGCGAGCACTTCCGCCGCGAGCTGGACGAACTCGCCGCCGACGTGCCGGGACCCGGCGAGGTCATGCCGCTGACGCCGTTGCAGGAGGTGATCCTGCGCGAGTCGCGGGCGGCGGGTGACGCGGATCCGTACCCGGTGCAAGCCGCGTTCACGCTGTCCGGTGACCTCGACGTCGAGGCACTGCGGGCGGCGGCGACCGCACTGGTGCGGCGGCAGCCGAACCTGGGCGCCGTGTTCCCGCCGTCGCACGAGGTCCAGGTGATCCCGGCGGCTCCGGAGGCGGGGTTCCGTGTCCGTGACATTGCCGAAGTGTCCGAAGTGGACCCAGCGCTGGACGAGGAGCTCGCGGAACCGTTCGATCTGGCGAACGGACCGCTGTGGCGGGTCACGGTGCTGCGGCAAGGGCCTGGTCTTCAGACCTTGGTGCTGACCAGTCACCACCTGCTGTCGGACGGCTGGTCCGCGCCGCGCATCCTCGGCGAGTTGTTCGCGCTCTACGCGGGCAAGCCGTTGCCGGAGCCGGTTCCGCCGTCCCGGTACACCCGCCTGCTCACCGCGGCCGACCACTCGGCCGACGTCCGGGCCTGGCGGGCGGAACTCGACGGTCTTCCCGAAGGCGACCACCTGCCGCGTACCGATGGCCAGGCCGAGCCCGCACTGTTCACTGTGGACGGTCCGCTGGTCGCGGAACTGACCCGGCTGGGTGCGGCACGCGGGCTCACGGTCAACACGCTGCTGCAGGGTGCGTGGGCGGCCGTGCTCGCGGCGCGCGCCGGGCGCCCGGACGTCAGCTTCGGGGTGATGACCTCGAACCGGACGTCCGAAGTGGACGGTGTCGAGGAGATCATCGGCCTGCTGGCGAACAGCGTGCCGGTCCGGGCCAGGTTCACCGGAACGGTCGCCGAAGCGCTGGCCGATCTGCAGGCACGGCAGCAGGCGATGGCCGGGCATCACCGGATCGGCCTGCCGGAACTCGCGTCGCTCGCCGGACGCGAGCGGCTGTTCGACAGCTTGCTCGTCTTCGAGAACTACCCGGTGGATCCGGCGAAGCTGCGCGAACCGGCGCCCGGCCTGACCGTCACCGGCACCCGGTTCCGTGAACGGACCCACCATCCGGTGAGCGTCACCGTCGTTCCCGGCCAGGACGGCTGGGACGGCGTCCTGTACGCGCAGGACGCCCGGCCGCTGGCCGACGAACTGGTCCGGTTCCTCCGGGAGCTGCCGTCGTGGCTGGACGGCGACGCCGCCGGATTCGCGGGGAAGCGATGA